One part of the Lotus japonicus ecotype B-129 chromosome 2, LjGifu_v1.2 genome encodes these proteins:
- the LOC130738209 gene encoding aspartyl protease family protein 1-like: protein MLFKSFSCGLKKMLSLCRMITIFLFLLSVCGCCHGQIYTFTMYHRYSEPVKKWCHSATETLEKGNCEYYAELADRDRTRLSFSGGNSSTFRINSLGFLHYATVQLGTPGVKFMVALDTGSDLFWVPCDCVRCASLDSTAYGSDFDLSTYSPSRSSTSKKVTCNSSLCMNHNQCHGAFSNCSYMVSYASAETSTSGILVEDVLHFTDGDNHHIEANVMFGCGQVQSGSFLDVAAPNGLFGLGMENISVPSMLSRQGFTADSFSMCFGRSGVGRISFGDKGSLDQDETPFNLNPSHPTYNITVTQVRVGTSLIDLEFTALFDSGTSFTLLVDPTYTNISESFHSQVQDRRHPFDSRIPFEYCYDMSPNANTSLLPSMSLVMGGGSHFAVFDPIKIISNQRVHVYCLAIVKMKSAELNIIGQNFMTGYHVVFDREKLILGWKQSNCYDDIEDHNAVSIGPHSNNVPPTFTTGLGNYPETRKTKYNSQRSTASPSSHCSFRFVLFCFVYMFGGHLFVYTGG from the exons ATGCTTTTCAAATCTTTCTCCTGTGGGTTGAAGAAAATGCTCAGTTTATGCAGGATGATTACGATTTTCCTTTTCTTGCTCTCCGTTTGTGGGTGCTGCCACGGCCAAATCTACACCTTCACCATGTACCACCGCTACTCTGAGCCCGTCAAGAAGTGGTGCCACTCCGCTACCGAAACCCTAGAAAAAGGGAACTGTGAGTACTACGCTGAGTTGGCCGACCGCGACCGCACCAGACTCTCTTTCTCCGGCGGGAACTCCTCCACCTTCCGCATCAATTCGCTAGGATT TTTGCATTATGCAACTGTTCAATTAGGGACACCGGGTGTGAAGTTCATGGTGGCGCTTGATACAGGAAGTGACCTGTTCTGGGTACCCTGTGATTGTGTCAGATGTGCATCCTTGGATAGCACAGCCTATGGTTCA GATTTTGACCTTAGTACGTATAGTCCTAGTAGATCTTCCACAAGCAAAAAGGTCACTTGTAACAGTAGTTTGTGTATGAACCACAACCAATGCCATGGGGCATTCAGCAACTGCTCTTACATGGTCTCTTATGCCTCTGCCGAAACGTCTACGTCAGGAATACTAGTGGAGGACGTTCTGCACTTTACGGATGGCGATAATCACCATATTGAAGCTAATGTCATGTTCGG ATGTGGACAAGTTCAGAGCGGATCATTCTTAGATGTTGCTGCTCCAAACGGTTTGTTTGGGCTTGGCATGGAGAATATATCAGTTCCTAGCATGTTGTCAAGGCAAGGCTTTACAGCGGATTCGTTCTCCATGTGTTTTGGACGTAGTGGTGTTGGCAGGATAAGTTTTGGTGACAAGGGAAGTCTTGATCAAGATGAGACTCCATTTAATCTGAACCCATCCCA CCCCACCTACAACATCACCGTCACCCAAGTCCGTGTAGGAACATCTCTAATTGATTTGGAATTCACTGCTCTCTTTGATTCGGGGACCTCCTTCACATTATTGGTTGATCCAACCTATACAAATATCTCTGAGAGT TTTCATTCCCAAGTACAAGATAGGCGGCACCCTTTTGATTCGAGAATTCCTTTTGAATATTGTTATGATATGAG TCCTAATGCAAATACCAGCTTGCTCCCTAGCATGAGTTTAGTTATGGGAGGCGGAAGCCATTTTGCTGTGTTTGATCCTATAAAGATTATCTCTAATCAG AGGGTGCATGTATATTGTCTAGCAATTGTGAAGATGAAAAGTGCTGAGCTTAACATAATTGGAC AAAACTTTATGACGGGTTACCATGTTGTATTTGACCGGGAAAAGCTCATATTGGGATGGAAACAATCAAATT GTTATGATGACATTGAGGATCATAATGCTGTATCaataggaccacactcaaataaTGTGCCTCCTACTTTCACCACCGGTCTTGGCAATTACCCGGAAACTAGAAAGACTAAATACAATTCTCAACGGTCAACTGCATCACCGTCGTCGCATTGCAGCTTCAGATTtgtattattttgttttgtttacatGTTTGGGGGTCATTTATTTGTATATACTGGTGGTTAA
- the LOC130736560 gene encoding uncharacterized protein LOC130736560: MTSSPAQDLTLLEAIEDKLSSVLQRQDFQEAKTDAFSAILQHLSQQLISLSTSSTNQIPPQPPPVGTLGAQQTVPPGFPAFPSGFAGLSGISTVASPSMGVTGNTAASFIPSSSIPLASSSNTFTKIPKLQLTAFDGGNPLDWIFKAEQFFNFHQTPPAQRLEMIAFYMSGDALSWFKWMFTNQQLTTWPEFTRALTMRFGPSCYENPQQELFKLKQITTVQEYQSRFERLCNQVIGLSAETILNCFISGLSPAIKSELAILRPYSVSNAIGLAKLVEAKLKDTLTTPKPSPYKFPRPANSFASPLTPKPPTLTTPTAQPAQTPTNQPKPSSQYSLKRLTPTQMQERRALGLCYNCDEKYVLGHRCQTKPFLLLLIDEEVDNAIPDTQPDTHLLEEVEVQVQEEEPLHFQLSDCVVHGVPSPKALKFNGTVLGHNVRVLVDTGSTHNVIPPRIAAFLRLPVQPIPSFSIMVGNGAYLTCSGLVSDIPLMIKGHIFRVPFHIMEIQGADLVLGLEWLRTLGPTTSDYAVPYMTFQVDGAPFTLTGEPFQPPTAASFNQLQRMLQSDVVTECLTVAFTPTSTDDTAQFLQLTNFTEANQDMDPTLWDLLKEFESVFSTPQGLPPPREHDHHITLLPNSSPVNVRPYRYPHTQKEAMAALLSDMLKEGIVKPSTSSFSSPVLLIKKKDGSWQFCVDYRSLNSITIKDKFPIPTIDELLDELGGSTIYTKIDLRSGFHQIRVVPEDTHKTAFQTVDGHYEFLVMPFGLTNAPSTFQHAMNDLLRPFLRRFVLVFFDDILIYSPTFAAHLEHLRTVLRTLLANKFYAKLSKCDFGVNTVHYLGHVISASGVGPDPNKIQAILD; this comes from the coding sequence atgacttcttctccTGCTCAAGATTTGACTCTCTTGGAGGCCATTGAGGACAAACTCTCCTCTGTCCTTCAACGTCAGGATTTCCAAGAAGCAAAAACTGATGCCTTTTCTGCCATCTTACAACACCTCTCACAGCAACTCATCTCCCTCTCTACCTCATCCACCAACCAGATCCCACCTCAACCCCCTCCTGTGGGTACCTTGGGTGCTCAACAAACTGTTCCTCCTGGGTTTCCAGCTTTTCCCTCGGGTTTCGCAGGACTCTCTGGAATCTCTACTGTTGCATCGCCCTCCATGGGTGTTACCGGCAACACTGCTGCTTCTTTTATCCCTTCATCAAGTATTCCCTTAGCCTCCTCTTCAAACACATTCACAAAAATTCCCAAGCTACAACTTACAGCCTTTGATGGAGGAAACCCACTGGACTGGATCTTCAAGGCGGAGCAGTTCTTCAACTTCCATCAAACACCTCCTGCTCAACGCCTGGAAATGATAGCTTTCTACATGTCCGGCGACGCCCTCAGTTGGTTCAAATGGATGTTTACGAACCAACAACTCACCACCTGGCCTGAGTTCACCCGAGCACTCACAATGCGATTTGGTCCTTCCTGTTATGAAAACCCACAGCAAGAATTATTCAAGTTAAAGCAAATCACAACAGTCCAGGAATACCAATCAAGGTTTGAACGTTTATGCAATCAGGTCATTGGTTTATCTGCTGAAACAattttaaattgttttatttCTGGTTTAAGTCCTGCTATTAAGAGTGAACTAGCTATCTTGCGACCCTACTCAGTTTCTAATGCTATCGGTTTGGCCAAGTTAGTAGAAGCCAAGCTTAAAGACACCCTCACAACTCCTAAACCCTCTCCTTACAAATTTCCACGACCTGCAAACTCTTTTGCATCCCCACTTACCCCAAAACCGCCAACACTCACCACCCCAACAGCTCAACCAGCCCAAACACCAACAAACCAACCCAAACCATCATCCCAATACTCACTCAAACGCCTAACCCCAACCCAAATGCAGGAGCGCAGAGCACTTGGCTTATGTTACAATTGTGATGAGAAATATGTTCTCGGCCACCGATGCCAAACAAAGccatttttattattactaATAGATGAAGAGGTTGATAATGCAATACCAGATACTCAGCCAGATACACACTTACTTGAGGAGGtggaagttcaagttcaagaggaGGAGCCCTTACATTTTCAGCTTTCTGATTGTGTGGTGCATGGTGTACCTTCTCCAAAAGCCCTGAAATTCAATGGCACTGTGTTAGGACACAACGTGCGTGTGCTGGTTGATACAGGCAGCACTCACAACGTGATCCCCCCTCGTATTGCAGCGTTCTTACGCTTGCCGGTTCAGCCCATACCCAGTTTCTCAATCATGGTAGGCAATGGGGCTTACCTCACTTGTTCTGGCTTGGTTTCTGACATCCCATTAATGATTAAGGGACACATTTTTCGGGTGCCCTTTCATATCATGGAGATCCAAGGAGCTGACCTTGTGTTGGGATTGGAGTGGTTGAGGACTTTGGGACCAACCACATCAGATTATGCAGTGCCCTATATGACCTTCCAGGTTGATGGCGCGCCATTCACCTTAACCGGGGAACCCTTCCAACCCCCTACAGCTGCATCTTTTAATCAATTGCAGCGCATGTTACAATCTGATGTAGTGACTGAATGTTTGACTGTGGCTTTCACACCAACATCTACTGATGACACAGCACAATTCCTTCAGCTCACCAACTTCACAGAGGCAAACCAAGATATGGATCCAACATTGTGGGACTTGCTTAAGGAATTTGAGTCTGTTTTCTCTACACCACAAGGACTACCTCCaccaagggagcatgaccaccACATCACCTTGCTCCCTAATTCCTCACCGGTGAATGTGCGCCCATATCGGTACCCCCACACACAAAAGGAAGCCATGGCTGCCTTGTTGTCCGATATGCTGAAGGAAGGGATTGTCAAGCCTAGCACGAGCTCTTTCTCATCTCCCGTGCTACTAATCAAGAAGAAGGATGGATCTTGGCAGTTTTGCGTGGACTACCGCAGCCTTAACTCCATCACCATAAAAGATAAGTTCCCAATCCCTACAATAGATGAATTGCTTGATGAGTTAGGAGGTTCAACAATATACACTAAGATTGATTTAAGATCTGGCTTTCACCAGATTAGAGTTGTACCTGAGGACACTCATAAAACAGCGTTCCAGACGGTTGATGGTCACTACGAGTTCTTGGTTATGCCATTTGGGCTCACAAATGCCCCGTCAACGTTCCAACATGCAATGAATGATCTCCTCCGCCCTTTTCTGCGGCGTTTTGTATTGGTATTTTTtgacgacatcttgatctatAGTCCCACCTTCGCTGCTCATTTGGAACACCTCAGAACAGTGTTAAGAACTTTGTTGGCTAACAAATTTTATGCCAAACTCTCAAAATGTGACTTTGGTGTAAACACTGTGCATTATTTGGGGCATGTGATATCAGCTTCTGGAGTAGGTCCAGATCCCAACAAAATTCAAGCCATTCTAGACTAG
- the LOC130738211 gene encoding putative 3,4-dihydroxy-2-butanone kinase — MSVTPAKKLMNDPPGVVNEYIEGLVETYPGLHYLEGFPQVKVVFRADIPCGRGTYDKVAVISGGCSDDEPAHAGFVGEGMLTAAICGDVFSSPPVDSILDGIRAVTGHKGCLLIVKNYTGDRLNFGLAAEEAKSEGFDVETVFVEDDCALPPPRGIAGRRGLAGTVLVQKVAGAAAAAGLSLADVAAEAKHASEVVGTMGVALHPCTLPGLGLADRLGPGKMEYGLGIHGEPGASVNDIQPVDEVVSHVLKEILSKETNYVPITPGSRVVLMINGLGVTPLMELVIAEGKAVPKFLVEHGMAVDRVYTGSCMTSLDMQGFSISIMRADPSILLRLDAETKAPYWPVAVEGNRPLTKLPVPIPPSRSAKSSEPRKLPLKQNEQGKLLKEAIEAGVNAIINLKDKLNEWDSAVGDGDCGSTILRAEKQILEDFKNYPLNDSAETFHEIGSSIGRSLGGTSGIIHTICKEACVQMLASSHSDVMPKKWAEALAAAIAAVKKYGKAGAGYIKLLDALIPALSTPLEKELDTGGDPSTAFIISSAAALDGAESTKHMIAKAGCATYVPEERQSVPDPGTMNLVGWHPSLVWQYIQVISPRKVASIFLYFCIIASAFMYSSSSNCTFEDRNFYIEMVSLMKKPSTAAENAPQTWLSFVTKFGLVCVIGLLACMMAVVITNEENHNLVQDGARRVIAKGQTGNIIFEGKYGGREVAIKALPPVDSVIALKEVSILEKVDNHPNIVRFYTSSKGSTEFWIGLERCGCNLGQLFESYQFNTALQNEKCSNFLEYFKQKVNKLWIEDFFPSPQLLGIMRDIARGLSELHQQDIIHGNLSVEHVLVTQFGTGFRGKLCSFGRSKEDVSQEEKEEDMYHVGLIFFECITCRYYDPPGEGFELPKKKKRFEISKIKHCEAKDLLLGLLENKDKPRLKAVDVIKHPIFWSAEQKVLFLTEASNRLHNEAPKSSPLDLLRQSSGNVFNGRWSNIIGDKNMLDNLKTYGGEPTSLKSLLRFVRGSHQHYRPELEAGTLYDNFYKYFSDKFPGLFMEVYTVIKTFFSQEPQFKRLFDDSTF; from the exons ATGTCTGTCACTCCGGCGAAGAAGCTCATGAACGATCCTCCCG GTGTTGTGAATGAATACATTGAAGGTCTTGTAGAGACATATCCAGGCCTACACTATTTAGAGGGCTTTCCTCAG GTGAAGGTTGTGTTCCGTGCAGATATTCCATGTGGACGAGGAACATACGATAAAGTTGCAGTCATATCAG GGGGCTGCAGTGACGATGAGCCTGCTCATGCTGGATTTGTGGGAGAAGGAATGCTGACAGCAGCCATATGTGGCGATGTCTTTTCTTCTCCACCTGTTGATTCCATTCTTGAT GGGATACGAGCTGTAACGGGCCATAAGGGATGTCTTCTAATTGTGAAG AACTATACTGGTGACCGCTTGAACTTTGGTTTGGCTGCTGAGGAAGCAAAATCTGAAGGTTTTGACGTAGAG ACTGTTTTTGTTGAGGATGATTGTGCTTTACCTCCACCTCGAGGGATTGCTGGAAGAAGAGGATTGGCAGGGACTGTTCTGGTTCAGAAG GTTGCAggagctgctgctgctgctggtcTTTCTCTCGCTGATGTTGCTGCAGAAGCAAAGCATGCATCTGAAGTTGTGGGGACAATGGGTGTTGCTTTACATCCTTGCACACTCCCTGGTTTGGGTCTAGCAGATCGTTTGGGGCCAGGAAAGATGGAATATGGCCTTGGAATT CACGGAGAACCTGGTGCTTCCGTGAATGATATTCAGCCTGTAGATGAGGTGGTTTCTCATGTTCTGAAAGAAATATTGTCTAAG GAAACAAACTATGTTCCAATAACTCCAGGTTCTAGAGTGGTCCTCATGATTAATGG GTTAGGTGTCACTCCTTTAATGGAACTAGTGATTGCAGAAGGCAAAGCAGTTCCTAAATTTCTGGTGGAGCATGGAATGGCTGTTGATAGAGTTTATACAGGATCATGTATGACTTCTCTAGATATGCAAG GTTTCTCAATTTCTATCATGAGAGCTGATCCTTCTATTCTCCTACGACTAGACGCTGAAACTAAAGCTCCTTACTGGCCTGTTGCAGTTGAGG GTAATCGCCCGCTAACTAAGCTTCCTGTTCCAATTCCACCATCTCGATCAGCAAAGAGTAGTGAG CCACGGAAACTGCCACTAAAACAAAATGAGCAAGGAAAACTACTAAAGGAAGCCATTGAAGCTGGTGTTAATGCAATTATAAATCTAAAGGACAAACTAAATGAATGGGACAGTGCAGTTGGTGATGGTGACTGTGGGTCAACT ATTCTTAGAGCTGAAAAACAAATTCTTGAAGATTTTAAAAA TTACCCTCTGAATGATTCTGCGGAAACTTTCCATGAAATTGGATCATCAATTGGAAGATCACTGGGCGGAACTAGTGGGATCAT ACATACAATTTGTAAGGAAGCATGTGTACAGATGTTAGCAAGCTCCCATTCTGATGTCATGCCAAAAAAAT GGGCTGAAGCACTTGCAGCAGCCATTGCTGCTGTTAAGAAGTATGGGAAAGCTGGGGCTGGTTATATAAAATTACTAGATGCCCTTATTCCAGCCTTGTCAACTCCTCTTGAAAAG GAATTAGACACTGGCGGTGATCCTTCCACTGCTTTTATCATCTCTTCTGCAGCTGCATTAGATGGAGCTGAGTCAACCAAGCACATGATAGCAAAG GCTGGGTGTGCAACTTACGTGCCTGAAGAGAGACAATCAGTTCCTGATCCTGGAACGATGAACTTAGTTGGATGGCATCCTTCTCTTGTTTGGCAGTACATCCAAGTGATCAGTCCTAGGAAGGTTGCAAGCATATTCTTGTATTTCTGCATTATCGCATCAGCCTTCATGTACAGCTCAAGCTCCAATTGCACttttgaagatagaaatttttATATTGAAATGGTTTCTCTAATGAAGAAACCGTCCACAGCTGCTGAAAATGCTCCACAGACTTGGTTGTCATTCGTCACAAAATTCGGTCTGGTCTGTGTGATCGGTCTACTGGCCTGTATGATGGCCGTTGTCATTACCAATGAAGAGAATCATAATCTAGTACAAGATGGGGCTAGAAGAGTAATAGCAAAAGGCCAAACTGGAAATATAATATTTGAGGGGAAGTATGGAGGCCGGGAAGTTGCAATTAAAGCCCTTCCCCCTGTTGATTCAGTCATAGCTCTAAAAGAAGTGTCCATATTAGAGAAAGTTGATAATCATCCCAACATAGTCAGATTTTATACTTCAAGTAAAGGTTCAACAGAATTTTGGATTGGACTAGAAAGGTGCGGATGCAACCTAGGACAACTCTTTGAATCCTACCAATTTAACACAGCTCTTCAGAATGAAAAATGTTCAAATTTTTTGGAATACTTCAAGCAAAAGGTGAATAAACTGTGGATTGAAGACTTTTTTCCTTCTCCACAATTACTCGGGATAATGAG AGACATAGCTCGTGGGTTGAGTGAGTTACATCAGCAGGACATAATTCATGGTAACTTGAGTGTCGAACATGTTTTAGTAACTCAATTCGGCACAGGTTTTAGGGGAAAATTATGTAGTTTTGGCAGAAGCAAAGAAGATGTGTCTcaagaggaaaaggaagaagataTGTACCATGTAGGTTTAATTTTCTTCGAGTGCATTACATGCAGATATTATGATCCTCCTGGGGAAGGATTTGAGTtgccgaaaaaaaaaaaaagatttgaaATTTCCAAAATAAAACACTGTGAAGCCAAGGACCTTTTATTGGGCTTATTGGAAAACAAGGATAAACCAAG GCTTAAAGCAGTGGATGTTATCAAACATCCAATATTTTGGAGCGCAGAACAAAAGGTTTTGTTTCTTACTGAAGCTAGCAACCGACTGCATAATGAAGCTCCTAAGTCATCTCCTCTCGACCTTCTGCGGCAATCTTCTGGTAACGTTTTCAACGGGAGGTGGAGCAATATAATTGGGGATAAAAATATGCTAGATAACTTGAAGACTTATGGAGGTGAGCCTACCAGCTTAAAATCTTTATTAAGATTTGTGAGAGGTTCTCATCAACATTACCGTCCAGAATTGGAG gCCGGAACACTTTATGATAACTTCTATAAATACTTTTCTGACAAGTTTCCCGGGCTGTTCATGGAAGTCTATACGGTTATCAAAACATTTTTCAGTCAAGAGCCACAATTTAAGAGATTGTTTGATGATAGCACATTTTGA